The following coding sequences lie in one Metopolophium dirhodum isolate CAU chromosome 5, ASM1992520v1, whole genome shotgun sequence genomic window:
- the LOC132945373 gene encoding small ribosomal subunit protein uS5: protein MAETRGNFRGGFGRGGSRGRGRGRGRGRGRGKEAEKEWVPVTKLGRLVKDGKISSLEEIYLFSLPIKEFEIIDFFIGSSLNDEVLKIMPVQKQTRAGQRTRFKAFVAIGDSNGHIGLGVKCSKEVATAIRGAIILAKLSVVPVRRGYWGNKIGKPHTVPCKVTGKCGSVAVRLIPAPRGTGIVSAPVPKKLLTMAGIEDCYTSARGSTGTLGNFAKATYAAIAKTYAYLTPDLWKDVPLKKTPYSEFADHLSKCHKVVQNVRADV, encoded by the exons ATGGCAGAAACTCGCGGTAATTTCCGCGGTGGATTCGGCAGGGGAGGGTCCCGCGGCAGAGGACGTGGACGCGGTCGCGGCCGTGGCAGAGGCAAGGAAGCTGAAAAGGAATGGGTGCCTGTCACCAAGCTTGGCCGTCTGGTAAAGGATGGCAAAATCTCCTCGTTGGAAGAGATCTACTTGTTCTCGTTGCCGATCAAG GAATTCGAAATCATTGACTTCTTCATTGGGTCTTCACTTAACGATgaagttttgaaaattatgcCCGTCCAAAAACAGACACGTGCAGGTCAACGTACCAGGTTTAAGGCTTTTGTTG CTATTGGTGACTCGAACGGACACATTGGATTGGGCGTTAAATGCTCTAAAGAGGTAGCAACAGCCATTCGAGGTGCTATCATTTTGGCTAAATTGTCAGTAGTTCCTGTACGACGAGGCTACTGGGGAAACAAAATTGGAAAACCACACACAGTACCCTGCAAA GTCACAGGAAAGTGTGGATCGGTCGCTGTACGTTTGATCCCAGCTCCAAGAGGAACTGGAATTGTCAGTGCCCCTGTTCCAAAAAAACTGTTGACTATGGCTGGAATTGAAGATTGTTACACTTCTGCCCGTGGTTCCACTGGTACTCTTGGCAATTTCG cCAAGGCCACATACGCTGCTATTGCTAAGACGTACGCTTATTTGACACCTGATTTGTGGAAGGATGTACCACTCAAAAAGACCCCATACTCAGAGTTTGCTGACCATCTTTCAAAATGTCACAAAGTTGTCCAGAACGTCAGGGCAgatgtttaa
- the LOC132945505 gene encoding sushi, von Willebrand factor type A, EGF and pentraxin domain-containing protein 1, with translation MRRLSLLVVLTITGLVGCWATSTETRCKFPGAPAHSTVSFSNETLTTGAIATYTCERGFELLGPARRVCESTGEWLPEGIPFCVLNVAAGKAPMQISSEPGGLPQKAIDGSTSSFFSPETCTLTKPERTPWWYVNLLEPYMVQLVRLDFGKACCGKNKPATIVVRVGNNRPDLGTNPICNRFTGFIDEGKPLFLPCNPPMPGAFVSVHMETASGSTQLSICEAFVYTDQALPIERCPQFRDQPPGSTATYNGKCYIFYNRQPMNLRDSLGFCRSRGGTLVDESNPALQGFVSWELWRRHRSDSQSQYWMGAVRDTHNKNNWKWLNGDDQTVSFWSLPSSGSETTSINGGDCARFDGSKGWLWSDTNCNAPLNFICQHQPTACGRPEQPPNSTMIAENFNVGTAVEYSCDEGHLLIGPSTRTCLGTGFYNEFPPVCKRIQCGFPADISNGSYKLINGTVNYLSQVQYSCNEGHKMIGRDRLICDLDERWDGPPPKCTVQKCDDPPVIPNGEYQMSNNESIVGTLVEYTCVSRRFRLVGPKQLVCLPSGQYDNKPPYCKEEIKTPIVPAVLVTKTVSTSTVPSSRAPPTPNREKPRPFTTKPTILTKPATDQDDSGQTSSNVVIASAHPHDNEIPDSVHVRTNPNAANIPSQVESEHRLGPKLNLGAIIALGVFGAFVFLAAVVTTIVILVKRNRSAKHFRHRASPDTNTVASLDSSGSESRGGLNRYYRQAWENLHQSAASPKHSRPHHHHHHHHAGGRRKDTAADGSPRVESMRDGSELVVNDVYHPRSTAAPMDHNKKSSRHHHHHHHHQNRAANRY, from the exons GGTTGGTAGGATGTTGGGCAACTTCAACTGAAACCCGATGCAAATTTCCTGGTGCACCAGCACACTCAACTGTATCGTTTTCCAATGAAACGTTAACCACTGGTGCAATAGCTACGTATACTTGCGAAAGAGGATTTGAACTTCTAGGACCAGCAAGAAGAGTATGCGAATCTACTGGCGAATGGCTACCAGAAGGAATACCGTTTTGCG tGTTAAATGTTGCTGCGGGCAAAGCGCCTATGCAAATCAGCTCAGAACCCGGCGGCCTACCTCAAAAAGCCATCGATGGTAGCACCAGTTCATTTTTCAGCCCCGAAACATGCACGCTCACCAAACCGGAACGTACCCCATGGTGGTATGTTAATCTGTTGGAACCATACATGGTACAGTTGGTGAGACTGGATTTCGGTAAAGCCTGTTGTG GCAAAAACAAACCGGCTACGATAGTCGTGCGAGTGGGAAACAACAGGCCCGACCTGGGCACGAATCCTATATGCAACCGATTCACTGGGTTTATTGACGAAGGAAAACCGTTGTTCCTTCCGTGCAATCCACCTATGCCAGGAGCGTTCGTTAGTGTCCACATGGAAACCGCTAGTGGATCCACTCAGTTATCAATATGTGAAGCTTTTGTCTATACAGATCAA GCGTTGCCAATTGAAAGATGTCCACAATTTAGAGATCAACCACCAGGAAGTACTGCCACATATAACGGaaagtgttatatattttataaccgtCAGCCAATGAATTTAAGAGACTCATTAGGGTTCTGCAGATCAAGAGGTGGAACATTGGTCGATGAAAGTAACCCCGCGTTACAGGGATTCGTCAGCTGGGAACTGTGGAGAAGACACAG GAGTGATTCACAAAGTCAGTATTGGATGGGTGCTGTAAGAGACACtcacaacaaaaataattggaaatggTTAAATGGTGATGATCAAACAGTATCTTTTTGGAGTTTACCGTCAAGTGGTTCTGAAACCACATCTATAAATGGAGGCGATTGTGCACGATTTGATGGTTCCAAAGGCTGGTTATGGTCAGATACTAATTGCAATGCTCCGCTAAATTTCATTTGTCAACACC aACCAACTGCTTGTGGTAGGCCAGAACAGCCACCAAATTCAACAATGATAGCTGAAAACTTCAATGTGGGCACTGCGGTCGAGTATTCTTGCGATGAGGGCCACCTGTTGATCGGGCCGTCTACTCGTACATGTCTCGGAACAggattttataatgaatttcCACCCGTGTGTAAAc GAATTCAATGTGGTTTTCCTGCGGACATTTCAAACGGCAGCTATAAGCTAATCAATGGTACCGTCAACTACTTAAGCCAAGTACAATATAGTTGCAATGAGGGACATAAAATGATCGGCAGGGATAGATTAATTTGCGATTTAGACGAAAGATGGGATGGACCACCTCCAAAGTGTAcag TCCAAAAATGTGATGATCCTCCGGTAATTCCTAATGGTGAATACCAGATGTCAAACAATGAAAGCATTGTCGGTACACTAGTGGAGTACACGTGTGTGTCTAGACGATTCCGTTTGGTCGGACCTAAACAATTAGTATGCTTACCAAGTGGTCAGTACGACAATAAGCCACCTTATTGTAAAG AAGAAATCAAAACACCGATTGTACCAGCCGTGTTGGTGACCAAGACTGTATCGACTAGTACTGTTCCTAGCAGCCGTGCGCCACCGACTCCTAATCGTGAAAAACCACGGCCGTTCACAACCAAGCCAACCATATTAACGAAACCAGCTACTGATCAG GACGATAGCGGCCAAACGTCATCCAATGTGGTAATCGCCTCGGCGCATCCGCATGACAACGAGATTCCGGATAGCGTTCACGTCCGAACAAATCCGAATGCGGCCAACATACCGTCTCAGGTGGAAAGCGAACACCGGCTCGGCCCCAAATTGAATTTGG GAGCAATAATCGCGTTGGGTGTGTTCGGAGCATTTGTATTCCTGGCAGCAGTTGTGACCACAATCGTCATACTAGTGAAAAG GAATCGCAGTGCCAAACATTTCCGGCACCGGGCATCGCCAGACACCAACACGGTCGCCTCGCTGGACTCGTCAGGTTCCGAGAGCCGGGGAGGCCTGAACCGGTACTACAGGCAGGCGTGGGAGAACCTGCACCAGTCGGCCGCGTCGCCCAAACACTCGCGGCCGCACCatcaccaccatcaccaccacgCGGGCGGTAGGCGCAAGGATACCGCGGCCGACGGGTCACCCCGCGTCGAGAGCATGCGCGACGGGTCCGAGCTGGTCGTCAACGACGTGTACCACCCGCGGTCGACGGCGGCGCCGATGGACCACAACAAGAAATCGTCCAGGcatcaccaccaccatcaccatCACCAGAACAGGGCGGCCAACCGATATTGA